The following proteins come from a genomic window of Anabas testudineus chromosome 3, fAnaTes1.2, whole genome shotgun sequence:
- the LOC113174863 gene encoding coiled-coil domain-containing protein 81 isoform X3 codes for MTDILRLVSEVGRRTFPTLSKLSENDIDSIWAELSAYIERQMTFQKGVHLVGLGTFTFSQQKLNIGNRFIMIQRPIFLLAGKLAQSLGLKQIRPLAAATHLPVVQLNFAAVSQETPFSRDAVEGCIRETLQLLFRSLTSEQNIFVTFHGIGVLSFKNNKVTLSRMKFNRDFINAMDGTGRILLAFNNRPGSSVSLLSGGLSRLQRPQTGNPIALPTVCSPQPDCRAADKDGCCLSLAPEQRSAGEVPQQRESKTHQTLQPAKMKAVSLSEELNPKPPMETTDKTTSSASPPEVRPNLEQSCLNNSCSGHSRAGQELCYLCMQRAKRNVPVYLREQQVAEEKAQEKLLLFKEQQRDKQYMEEEQAKLNEQRGHAKLVATFNLQMSEKREKTSCTRYPTSFIFPARPLTPARRIQQHHYMNDLQNQIERRRQQEAQDQQNRLLTERLDQIQLVQEIALQKAQQLQQKSERTKHYKRALDTQVGDKKHADPQEDQPDNSGLNHHETAESNADSRQRAQKIFEVNFSAVTQRKKEELHTRQTQLEKEREMLKHNKMELILDHINQFEKKRNVIKSLENEWSRSARLKQQREDEERRFLRSAGQLMVDKLTQYRRCAQCKRRTTNCGESNIWKDSHYLSGSQHMI; via the exons ATGACCGACATACTCCGGCTGGTGTCAGAAGTGGGAAGGCGGACTTTCCCTACACTCTCCAAGCTTTCTGAAAACG atATTGACTCAATTTGGGCAGAACTATCTGCTTACATTGAACGTCAGATGACCTTTCAAAAG GGGGTCCACCTGGTAGGACTAGGGACCTTCACCTTCTCTCAGCAGAAGTTGAACATAGGCAACAGGTTTATCATGATCCAACGACCCATTTTCCTCCTGGCTGGGAAACTGGCTCAGTCGCTGGGATTAAAACAGATCAGGCCACTGGCTGCAG CGACACACCTTCCAGTGGTGCAGCTGAACTTTGCTGCCGTGTCACAAGAGACGCCGTTCAGTCGAGATGCAGTGGAGGGCTGCATCAGAGAAACTCTTCAGCTTCTCTTCAGATCTTTGACCTCcgaacaaaacatttttgtcacCTTCCATGGGATTGGAGTTTtgtcctttaaaaacaacaaggtgactct GTCCAGGATGAAATTCAACAGAGATTTTATCAATGCCATGGATGGAACTGGTAGGATACTGTTAGCTTTTAACAAT AGACCTGGCAGCAGCGTCTCTTTACTGTCTGGGGGACTGTCCAGGCTTCAGAGGCCACAGACTGGCAACCCTATTGCACTGCCAACTGTCTGCTCTCCGCAGCCagactgcagagctgctgacaaAGATGGATGCTGCTTGTCACTAGCTCCAGAACAGAGGAGTGCAGGAG AAGTTCCCCAACAGAGAGAATCTAAAACCCATCAGACACTGCAGCCTGCCAAGATGAAAGCTGTCAGCCTGTCTGAAGAACTGAACCCAAAACCCCCCATGGAGACCACAGACAA GACCACGAGCTCTGCCTCACCACCAGAGGTCAGACCCAACCTAGAGCAATCTTGTCTGAATAATAGCTGCTCAGGCCACAGCCGTGCAGGACAG GAGCTGTGCTACCTGTGTATGCAGCGAGCCAAAAGAAATGTTCCAGTGTACCTGAGGGAGCAGCAGGTGGCAGAAGAAAAAGCTCAGGAGAAACTCTTACTGTTTAaagaacaacagagagacaaGCAATACATGGAGGAAGAACAG GCAAAGCTGAATGAGCAACGTGGGCATGCGAAACTGGTTGCTACATTCAACCTACAAATgtcagagaagagagagaagacttCCTGTACTCGGTACCCT ACTTCATTCATCTTCCCGGCTCGGCCCCTCACTCCTGCCAGGAGGATTCAGCAGCATCATTATATGAACGATCTTCAGAACCAGATAGAGAGACGACGGCAACAGGAGGCTCAAGACCAGCAGAACCGGCTCCTCACGGAGCGTCTAGACCAGATCCAGCTGGTCCAGGA gaTAGCTTTGCAGAAGgcccagcagctccagcagaaATCCGAGAGAACTAAGCACTACAAGAGAGCTCTGGATACTCAG GTGGGGGATAAGAAGCATGCAGACCCTCAAGAGGACCAGCCTGACAACTCTGGGCTCAACCATCATGAGACAGCCGAAAGCAATGCAGACAGCCGACAGAGGGCGCAGAAG ATCTTTGAAGTGAATTTCAGTGCTGTCAcccagaggaagaaggaggaacTGCACACCCGCcagacacagctggagaaagagagggaaatgctgaaacacaacaaaatgga GCTGATATTGGACCACATTAATCAGTTTGAGAAAAAGCGGAACGTCATTAAGTCATTAGAGAACGAATGGAGTCGCAGTGCGAGGCTCAAGCAGCAACGGGAGGACGAGGAGAGGCGCTTCCTGAG ATCTGCTGGTCAGCTCATGGTAGATAAGCTCACACAGTACAGGCGCTGTGCCCAGTGTAAGAGGAGGACCACCAACTGTGGGGAGAGCAACATCTGGAAAGACTCTCATTACCTGTCTGGCTCACAGCACATGATCTGA
- the LOC113174863 gene encoding coiled-coil domain-containing protein 81 isoform X1: MGLEFCPLKTTRSRMKFNRDFINAMDGTGRILLAFNNVSVKKFMYICMIQHLTDLQCIYSYRSLVLWPLQRPGSSVSLLSGGLSRLQRPQTGNPIALPTVCSPQPDCRAADKDGCCLSLAPEQRSAGEVPQQRESKTHQTLQPAKMKAVSLSEELNPKPPMETTDKTTSSASPPEVRPNLEQSCLNNSCSGHSRAGQELCYLCMQRAKRNVPVYLREQQVAEEKAQEKLLLFKEQQRDKQYMEEEQAKLNEQRGHAKLVATFNLQMSEKREKTSCTRYPTSFIFPARPLTPARRIQQHHYMNDLQNQIERRRQQEAQDQQNRLLTERLDQIQLVQEIALQKAQQLQQKSERTKHYKRALDTQVGDKKHADPQEDQPDNSGLNHHETAESNADSRQRAQKIFEVNFSAVTQRKKEELHTRQTQLEKEREMLKHNKMELILDHINQFEKKRNVIKSLENEWSRSARLKQQREDEERRFLRSAGQLMVDKLTQYRRCAQCKRRTTNCGESNIWKDSHYLSGSQHMI, from the exons ATGGGATTGGAGTTTtgtcctttaaaaacaacaag GTCCAGGATGAAATTCAACAGAGATTTTATCAATGCCATGGATGGAACTGGTAGGATACTGTTAGCTTTTAACAATGTAAGTGTAAAGAAGTTCATGTATATTTGCATGATACAGCATTTGACGGatttacagtgtatttattcATACAGATCATTGGTGCTCTGGCCTTTGCAGAGACCTGGCAGCAGCGTCTCTTTACTGTCTGGGGGACTGTCCAGGCTTCAGAGGCCACAGACTGGCAACCCTATTGCACTGCCAACTGTCTGCTCTCCGCAGCCagactgcagagctgctgacaaAGATGGATGCTGCTTGTCACTAGCTCCAGAACAGAGGAGTGCAGGAG AAGTTCCCCAACAGAGAGAATCTAAAACCCATCAGACACTGCAGCCTGCCAAGATGAAAGCTGTCAGCCTGTCTGAAGAACTGAACCCAAAACCCCCCATGGAGACCACAGACAA GACCACGAGCTCTGCCTCACCACCAGAGGTCAGACCCAACCTAGAGCAATCTTGTCTGAATAATAGCTGCTCAGGCCACAGCCGTGCAGGACAG GAGCTGTGCTACCTGTGTATGCAGCGAGCCAAAAGAAATGTTCCAGTGTACCTGAGGGAGCAGCAGGTGGCAGAAGAAAAAGCTCAGGAGAAACTCTTACTGTTTAaagaacaacagagagacaaGCAATACATGGAGGAAGAACAG GCAAAGCTGAATGAGCAACGTGGGCATGCGAAACTGGTTGCTACATTCAACCTACAAATgtcagagaagagagagaagacttCCTGTACTCGGTACCCT ACTTCATTCATCTTCCCGGCTCGGCCCCTCACTCCTGCCAGGAGGATTCAGCAGCATCATTATATGAACGATCTTCAGAACCAGATAGAGAGACGACGGCAACAGGAGGCTCAAGACCAGCAGAACCGGCTCCTCACGGAGCGTCTAGACCAGATCCAGCTGGTCCAGGA gaTAGCTTTGCAGAAGgcccagcagctccagcagaaATCCGAGAGAACTAAGCACTACAAGAGAGCTCTGGATACTCAG GTGGGGGATAAGAAGCATGCAGACCCTCAAGAGGACCAGCCTGACAACTCTGGGCTCAACCATCATGAGACAGCCGAAAGCAATGCAGACAGCCGACAGAGGGCGCAGAAG ATCTTTGAAGTGAATTTCAGTGCTGTCAcccagaggaagaaggaggaacTGCACACCCGCcagacacagctggagaaagagagggaaatgctgaaacacaacaaaatgga GCTGATATTGGACCACATTAATCAGTTTGAGAAAAAGCGGAACGTCATTAAGTCATTAGAGAACGAATGGAGTCGCAGTGCGAGGCTCAAGCAGCAACGGGAGGACGAGGAGAGGCGCTTCCTGAG ATCTGCTGGTCAGCTCATGGTAGATAAGCTCACACAGTACAGGCGCTGTGCCCAGTGTAAGAGGAGGACCACCAACTGTGGGGAGAGCAACATCTGGAAAGACTCTCATTACCTGTCTGGCTCACAGCACATGATCTGA
- the LOC113174863 gene encoding coiled-coil domain-containing protein 81 isoform X2 gives MGLEFCPLKTTRSRMKFNRDFINAMDGTGRILLAFNNRPGSSVSLLSGGLSRLQRPQTGNPIALPTVCSPQPDCRAADKDGCCLSLAPEQRSAGEVPQQRESKTHQTLQPAKMKAVSLSEELNPKPPMETTDKTTSSASPPEVRPNLEQSCLNNSCSGHSRAGQELCYLCMQRAKRNVPVYLREQQVAEEKAQEKLLLFKEQQRDKQYMEEEQAKLNEQRGHAKLVATFNLQMSEKREKTSCTRYPTSFIFPARPLTPARRIQQHHYMNDLQNQIERRRQQEAQDQQNRLLTERLDQIQLVQEIALQKAQQLQQKSERTKHYKRALDTQVGDKKHADPQEDQPDNSGLNHHETAESNADSRQRAQKIFEVNFSAVTQRKKEELHTRQTQLEKEREMLKHNKMELILDHINQFEKKRNVIKSLENEWSRSARLKQQREDEERRFLRSAGQLMVDKLTQYRRCAQCKRRTTNCGESNIWKDSHYLSGSQHMI, from the exons ATGGGATTGGAGTTTtgtcctttaaaaacaacaag GTCCAGGATGAAATTCAACAGAGATTTTATCAATGCCATGGATGGAACTGGTAGGATACTGTTAGCTTTTAACAAT AGACCTGGCAGCAGCGTCTCTTTACTGTCTGGGGGACTGTCCAGGCTTCAGAGGCCACAGACTGGCAACCCTATTGCACTGCCAACTGTCTGCTCTCCGCAGCCagactgcagagctgctgacaaAGATGGATGCTGCTTGTCACTAGCTCCAGAACAGAGGAGTGCAGGAG AAGTTCCCCAACAGAGAGAATCTAAAACCCATCAGACACTGCAGCCTGCCAAGATGAAAGCTGTCAGCCTGTCTGAAGAACTGAACCCAAAACCCCCCATGGAGACCACAGACAA GACCACGAGCTCTGCCTCACCACCAGAGGTCAGACCCAACCTAGAGCAATCTTGTCTGAATAATAGCTGCTCAGGCCACAGCCGTGCAGGACAG GAGCTGTGCTACCTGTGTATGCAGCGAGCCAAAAGAAATGTTCCAGTGTACCTGAGGGAGCAGCAGGTGGCAGAAGAAAAAGCTCAGGAGAAACTCTTACTGTTTAaagaacaacagagagacaaGCAATACATGGAGGAAGAACAG GCAAAGCTGAATGAGCAACGTGGGCATGCGAAACTGGTTGCTACATTCAACCTACAAATgtcagagaagagagagaagacttCCTGTACTCGGTACCCT ACTTCATTCATCTTCCCGGCTCGGCCCCTCACTCCTGCCAGGAGGATTCAGCAGCATCATTATATGAACGATCTTCAGAACCAGATAGAGAGACGACGGCAACAGGAGGCTCAAGACCAGCAGAACCGGCTCCTCACGGAGCGTCTAGACCAGATCCAGCTGGTCCAGGA gaTAGCTTTGCAGAAGgcccagcagctccagcagaaATCCGAGAGAACTAAGCACTACAAGAGAGCTCTGGATACTCAG GTGGGGGATAAGAAGCATGCAGACCCTCAAGAGGACCAGCCTGACAACTCTGGGCTCAACCATCATGAGACAGCCGAAAGCAATGCAGACAGCCGACAGAGGGCGCAGAAG ATCTTTGAAGTGAATTTCAGTGCTGTCAcccagaggaagaaggaggaacTGCACACCCGCcagacacagctggagaaagagagggaaatgctgaaacacaacaaaatgga GCTGATATTGGACCACATTAATCAGTTTGAGAAAAAGCGGAACGTCATTAAGTCATTAGAGAACGAATGGAGTCGCAGTGCGAGGCTCAAGCAGCAACGGGAGGACGAGGAGAGGCGCTTCCTGAG ATCTGCTGGTCAGCTCATGGTAGATAAGCTCACACAGTACAGGCGCTGTGCCCAGTGTAAGAGGAGGACCACCAACTGTGGGGAGAGCAACATCTGGAAAGACTCTCATTACCTGTCTGGCTCACAGCACATGATCTGA